From Brachionichthys hirsutus isolate HB-005 chromosome 7, CSIRO-AGI_Bhir_v1, whole genome shotgun sequence, the proteins below share one genomic window:
- the ddx43 gene encoding probable ATP-dependent RNA helicase DDX43, producing MSDWEEESVVAVQKPVAKSAEGTFLRNSRQREWVSFGVRNGTRFGGLSEGSGPERQVPPRREGCPRLRRTGRHFGDDKSDSSTITIEGSAIGRVIGRGGAKIRELEESTSTRIKITKGYSKNEVVIFGSSAAQQKAKEMIEELLAGGDSGFHGGPRRWNDHGGGDGSVWSASQLRAATVPSPSSSIDWKEIRENKDKYQELKWKDLPPVMKQFYTEAESVAALTAEEVIEWRKENNNVFVDDLKEEGGKRLVPNPCRSFLEAFELYPEIMDNIERVGFVKPTPIQSQAWPVLLGGEDLIAIAQTGTGKTLAYLLPGFIHMDGQPVPRAERDGPGMLVLTPTRELALQIETECKKYSYKSYTSICIYGGGDRKGQINLVRGGVDIVIATPGRLNDLQMNELINLRSVTYLVLDEADRMLDMGFEPQILKILIDIRPDRQTVMTSATWPPGVRRLSKSYLKNPMMIYVGTLDLAAVNTVHQTVLLVHEEEKKSYVFDFVRSMAPLDKVLIFVGKKLLADDLSSDMCLQGLAVQSLHGDREQCDREEALKDFKNSRVRILIATDLASRGLDVHDITHVFNYDFPRNIEEYVHRIGRTGRAGRSGASVTLVTRENWKMAPELIHILERAGQDVPEELVLMAERYEKHQKESERNEPRGRPRGGGGGGGRGGGDFGGRGGRRSQDQQWVF from the exons ATGTCGGACTGGGAAGAGGAGTCCGTCGTTGCTGTCCAGAAACCAGTTGCGAAATCAGCTGAAGGGACATTTCTTCGTAATTCCCGTCAGAGAGAATGGGTGTCTTTTGGGGTAAGAAACGGAACCAGGTTTGGGGGCTTGAGCGAGGGCAGCGGACCTGAACGACAGGTACCGCCAAGGAGAGAAGGATGTCCGCGTCTCCGGCGCACGggaagacattttggagatgatAAGTCAGACTCTTCTACAATCACCATAGAAGGTTCCGCCATCGGAAGAGTGATAG GTCGCGGAGGAGCCAAAATTCGTGAACTTGAAGAGAGCACCAGCACAAGAATCAAG ataactAAAGGGTACTCTAAGAATGAGGTTGTCATTTTTGGCTCCTCTGCTGCCCAGCAGAAAGCCAAGGAGATGATTGAAGAGCTGCTGGCTGGTGGCGACTCCGGATTTCATGGTG GCCCTCGTAGGTGGAACGACCACGGCGGAGGGGATGGCTCGGTCTGGTCTGCATCACAGTTACGGGCGGCGACTGTGCCCTCGCCTAGTTCCTCCATAGACTGGAAAGAAATCCGGGAGAACAAGGACAAGTACCAGGAGCTCAAGTGGAAGG ACCTCCCGCCCGTGATGAAGCAGTTTTACACGGAGGCAGAGAGCGTAGCAGCGCTGACGGCAGAGGAAGTGATTGAATGGAG GAAGGAGAACAACAACGTCTTTGTGGACGACCTGAAGGAGGAGGGCGGCAAGCGGCTCGTTCCCAACCCCTGCCGTTCTTTTTTGGAGGCTTTTGAGCTTTATCCAGAGATCATGGATAACATTGAGCGGGTCGGCTTTGTCAAACCAACCCCCATCCAG TCTCAGGCCTGGCCCGTGTTGCTGGGCGGGGAGGATCTGATCGCTATCGCCCAGACGGGAACGGGGAAGACGTTGGCCTACCTGCTGCCGGGGTTCATCCACATGGACGGGCAGCCTGT ACCCCGAGCTGAGCGGGACGGTCCGGGCATGTTGGTGCTGACGCCCACCAGAGAGCTGGCCCTGCAGATTGAAACTGAATGCAAGAAGTACAGCTATAAGAGCTACACAAG catctgtatCTACGGCGGAGGGGACAGGAAGGGCCAGATTAACCTGGTGAGGGGCGGCGTGGACATCGTGATCGCCACGCCCGGCAGATTAAACGACCTCCAGATGAACGAGCTCATCAATCTTCGCTCCGTCACCTACTTG GTCCTGGATGAGGCTGACCGGATGCTGGATATGGGCTTCGAACCCCAGATTCTGAAGATTCTCATCGACATCCGCCCGGACCGACAGACCGTCATGACCAG tGCCACCTGGCCCCCCGGTGTGAGGCGGCTGTCCAAGTCCTACCTGAAGAATCCAATGATGATTTATGTCGGCACTCTGGACTTGGCG GCGGTCAACACGGTGCACCAAACCGTGCTGCTTGTGcacgaggaggagaaaaagtCCTACGTATTTGACTTCGTCAGGAGCATGGCGCCCCTGGATAAAGTCCTGATCTTCGTCGGCAAGAAGCTTCT GGCGGACGACCTGTCCAGTGACATGTGTCTGCAAGGTCTGGCTGTGCAGTCTCTCCATGGCGACCGTGAGCAGTGTGACCGCGAAGAAGCCCTCAAGGACTTTAAAAACA GCCGAGTCCGCATCCTCATCGCCACCGACTTGGCGTCTCGCGGGTTGGACGTCCACGACATAACGCACGTCTTTAACTATGACTTCCCACGCAACATCGAGGAGTACGTCCATCGCATAGGCCGCACTGGCCGAGCAGG GCGTTCGGGCGCTTCGGTTACCCTAGTAACGAGGGAGAACTGGAAGATGGCCCCCGAGTTGATTCACATTCTGGAGCGTGCAGGACAG GATGTTCCTGAGGAGCTGGTACTTATGGCAGAGCGATATGAGAAGCAccagaaagagagcgagagaaacgAGCCAAGGGGAAGAccgagaggtggaggaggaggaggaggaaggggagggggagactttggaggaagaggaggaaggaggagtcaAGACCAACAATGGGTGTTCTAG
- the LOC137895687 gene encoding elongation factor 1-alpha 1: protein MAKEKLHINIVVIGHVDSGKSTTTGHLIYKCGGIDKRTIEKFEKEAAEMGKGSFKYAWVLDKLKAERERGITIDISLWKFETSRYYVTIIDAPGHRDFIKNMITGTSQADCAVLIVAAGVGEFEAGISKNGQTREHALLAYTLGVKQLIVGINKMDSTEPNYSQKRYEEIVKEVSTYIKKIGYNPDTVAFVPISGWNGDNMLEPSPNMTWFKGWKVNRKDGNASGTTLLEALDAIQPPTRPTDKPLRLPLQDVYKIGGIGTVPVGRVETGVLKPGMVVTFAPVNVTTEVKSVEMHHEALTEALPGDNVGFNVKNVSVKDIRRGNVAGDSKNDPPQEAANFTAQVIILNHPGQISAGYAPVLDCHTAHIACKFAELKEKIDRRSGKKLEDNPKSLKSGDAAIVDMIPGKPMCVESFSEYPPLGRFAVRDMRQTVAVGVIKGVEKKVSTTGKVTKSAQKAQRNK, encoded by the exons ATGGCGAAGGAGAAGCTCCACATCAACATTGTCGTGATCGGTCACGTAGACTCCGGCAAGTCCACCACCACGGGCCACCTCATCTACAAGTGCGGGGGCATCGACAAGAGAACCATCGAGAAGTTTGAGAAGGAAGCCGCTGAG ATGGGGAAGGGGTCTTTCAAGTACGCCTGGGTGCTGGACAAGCTAAAGGCGGAGCGGGAGCGCGGCATTACCATCGACATCTCGCTGTGGAAATTTGAAACCAGCAGATACTACGTGACCATCATCGATGCCCCGGGTCACAGGGACTTCATCAAGAACATGATCACTGGGACCTCCCag GCAGATTGCGCTGTGCTGATCGTGGCAGCCGGCGTGGGCGAGTTCGAGGCGGGCATTTCTAAGAACGGACAGACCCGCGAGCACGCCCTCCTGGCCTACACTCTGGGGGTGAAGCAGCTCATAGTGGGCATCAACAAGATGGACTCCACCGAGCCCAACTACAGCCAGAAGCGCTACGAGGAGATCGTGAAGGAAGTGAGCACCTACATCAAGAAGATCGGCTACAATCCGGACACGGTCGCCTTCGTGCCCATTTCAGGCTGGAACGGAGACAACATGCTCGAGCCGAGCCCCAAC ATGACGTGGTTTAAGGGGTGGAAGGTCAATAGGAAAGATGGGAATGCATCAGGGACCACACTGCTGGAAGCTCTGGATGCCATCCAGCCCCCGACCCGTCCCACGGACAAACCTCTACGTCTCCCCCTGCAGGACGTCTACAAGATCGGAG GAATTGGAACAGTGCCCGTGGGCCGCGTGGAAACGGGCGTGCTAAAGCCCGGCATGGTGGTGACCTTCGCCCCCGTCAACGTGACCACCGAGGTGAAGTCCGTGGAGATGCACCACGAAGCGCTGACCGAGGCGCTCCCCGGCGACAACGTGGGGTTTAATGTCAAGAACGTGTCAGTCAAGGACATCCGCCGCGGCAACGTGGCCGGCGACAGCAAGAACGACCCGCCCCAAGAAGCCGCCAACTTCACCGCGCAG gtcATCATCCTGAACCACCCTGGGCAGATCAGTGCCGGCTATGCTCCCGTTCTGGACTGTCACACGGCTCACATCGCCTGCAAGTTCGCAGAGCTCAAGGAAAAGATCGACCGCCGGTCCGGGAAGAAACTGGAAGACAACCCCAAATCCCTAAAGTCTGGAGACGCCGCCATTGTTGACATGATCCCCGGCAAGCCGATGTGCGTCGAGAGCTTCTCCGAGTACCCTCCACTCG GCCGCTTTGCAGTGCGAGACATGCGGCAGACCGTGGCCGTCGGCGTCATCAAGGGCGTGGAGAAGAAGGTCTCCACCACCGGTAAAGTCACCAAATCCGCCCAGAAGGCCCAGAGGAACAAATGA